A section of the Mesorhizobium loti genome encodes:
- a CDS encoding 16S rRNA (uracil(1498)-N(3))-methyltransferase has protein sequence MRANYKMQRLFVPDDLGADAEFDAGQQQSHYLMHVLRLGEGAEILVFNGRDGEWSAAIAAKSKKAVRLRVLALQRPQPPLPDLIYCFAPLKQGRLDYLVQKAVEMGAGILQPVITQHTQVAKPSIDRLRANVVEAAEQCGILAVPEVREAEKFERLLTGWDKERRLVFCDEDASTNNPLPALQQVKEKKLALLVGPEGGFSDDERKMLRALPFVTAIPLGPRILRADTAAVAALAVMQATVGDW, from the coding sequence ATGCGCGCCAATTACAAGATGCAACGCCTGTTTGTGCCCGACGACCTCGGAGCGGATGCCGAATTCGACGCCGGCCAGCAGCAAAGCCATTATCTGATGCATGTGCTGCGGCTTGGCGAAGGCGCCGAGATCCTGGTCTTCAATGGCCGCGATGGCGAGTGGTCGGCGGCCATCGCGGCGAAGTCGAAGAAGGCGGTCAGACTGAGGGTGCTGGCATTGCAGCGGCCGCAGCCGCCACTGCCCGACCTCATCTACTGTTTCGCGCCGCTGAAGCAGGGCCGCCTCGACTATCTCGTGCAGAAGGCGGTCGAGATGGGTGCGGGCATCCTGCAGCCGGTCATCACCCAGCATACGCAAGTCGCCAAGCCGTCCATCGATCGGCTGCGCGCCAACGTCGTCGAGGCCGCCGAGCAATGCGGTATCCTGGCGGTGCCGGAGGTTCGCGAGGCGGAAAAGTTCGAACGCCTGCTGACCGGCTGGGACAAGGAAAGGCGGCTGGTCTTCTGCGACGAGGACGCCTCGACCAACAATCCGCTGCCTGCCCTGCAGCAGGTGAAGGAGAAGAAGCTTGCGCTGCTGGTCGGACCCGAGGGCGGCTTTTCCGATGACGAGCGCAAGATGCTGCGCGCCCTGCCCTTCGTCACCGCCATTCCGCTCGGACCGCGCATCCTGCGCGCCGACACGGCGGCCGTGGCGGCACTTGCGGTGATGCAGGCAACTGTCGGAGACTGGTAG
- a CDS encoding type 1 glutamine amidotransferase, giving the protein MRVLVVQNYDNTGLGQVGAALAEAGADLDVRLPYKGDPLPRDAAGHDAMVVLGGGQNALADDEYPYFPALLELTRDFAGKDRAVLGICLGSQLVARAFGGENRIGAANEFGWRGVSLTRDAKADPVLAELPEEFPIFQWHDDTFELPQNAVRLAGNDVAENQAFRVGRAVYGFQFHFEADRPMVKNWSTSFAPTIAARHPDWAGKLDGEMARNGPDADAAGLAIARAWVATI; this is encoded by the coding sequence ATGCGGGTGCTGGTGGTCCAGAACTACGACAATACCGGCCTCGGCCAGGTTGGTGCCGCACTCGCGGAAGCGGGTGCCGATCTCGATGTGCGCCTCCCTTACAAGGGCGATCCGCTGCCGCGGGATGCGGCCGGGCACGATGCCATGGTGGTGCTCGGCGGCGGCCAGAATGCGTTGGCCGACGATGAATATCCCTATTTCCCGGCCTTGCTCGAACTGACCCGCGATTTTGCCGGCAAGGACCGCGCCGTGCTCGGCATCTGCCTTGGCAGCCAACTCGTCGCCCGCGCCTTTGGGGGTGAGAATCGCATCGGCGCCGCCAACGAATTCGGCTGGCGCGGCGTGTCGCTGACGCGGGATGCCAAGGCCGATCCGGTGCTGGCTGAACTGCCGGAAGAATTCCCGATCTTCCAGTGGCACGACGACACATTCGAACTGCCGCAAAACGCCGTACGGCTCGCCGGCAACGATGTCGCCGAAAACCAGGCGTTTCGTGTCGGCCGCGCCGTCTATGGCTTCCAGTTCCATTTCGAGGCCGATCGGCCGATGGTGAAGAACTGGAGCACCTCCTTCGCCCCCACCATTGCCGCGCGCCATCCCGACTGGGCCGGCAAGCTCGATGGCGAAATGGCCCGCAACGGACCCGACGCCGATGCCGCCGGGCTGGCCATTGCCCGCGCCTGGGTGGCGACCATCTGA
- a CDS encoding metallophosphoesterase family protein, protein MAEPGIHFLDAHGPEDVRLYAIGDVHGRLDLLAAMHQRIASELEWKPVRDWRVIHLGDYVDRGPDSKGVIDFLIEARERDPRNLMLAGNHDIGFLDFLGNPEPEGLFMRYGGVQTALSYGVSLTPDASWFGKTETMRRGHQALLEAVPQSHVDFLRSLPFSVTSGDFFFCHAGIRPGIALDKQSPQDLIWIRDIFHDHTGLFPKIVVHGHTPVPEAEVMANRVNVDTLAWQSGMLTALVVDGADKRILEMTIKEA, encoded by the coding sequence TTGGCGGAACCCGGCATCCATTTTCTCGACGCGCATGGGCCAGAGGATGTGCGCCTTTACGCGATCGGCGACGTGCATGGCCGGCTTGACCTGCTGGCCGCCATGCACCAGCGGATCGCGAGCGAGCTGGAATGGAAACCGGTTCGCGATTGGCGGGTGATCCATCTCGGCGACTATGTCGACCGCGGGCCAGATTCCAAGGGCGTCATCGATTTTCTGATCGAAGCCCGAGAACGCGATCCGCGCAACCTGATGCTGGCCGGCAACCACGACATCGGCTTTCTCGATTTTCTGGGAAACCCTGAACCGGAAGGGCTCTTCATGCGCTATGGCGGCGTCCAGACGGCGCTGTCCTACGGAGTCTCCCTCACCCCGGACGCCAGCTGGTTCGGCAAGACGGAGACGATGAGACGCGGACATCAGGCCTTGCTCGAAGCCGTGCCGCAAAGCCATGTCGATTTCCTGCGGTCGCTGCCGTTCTCGGTGACATCAGGCGACTTCTTCTTCTGCCATGCCGGCATCAGGCCGGGCATTGCGCTGGACAAGCAGAGCCCGCAGGACCTGATCTGGATCCGCGACATTTTCCATGATCACACCGGCCTGTTTCCGAAGATCGTGGTGCATGGCCACACCCCGGTCCCCGAGGCCGAAGTGATGGCCAACCGCGTCAATGTCGACACGCTTGCCTGGCAATCAGGCATGCTTACCGCGCTCGTCGTCGACGGAGCGGACAAACGCATCCTGGAAATGACAATAAAAGAAGCTTGA
- a CDS encoding alpha-hydroxy acid oxidase, with amino-acid sequence MSDILTIADLKDLARRRVPKMFFDYADSGAWTESTYRANEEDFQKIKFRQRVLVDMSNRSLESTMIGEKVSMPVALAPTGMTGMQHADGEMLAARAAEEFGVPFTLSTMSICSIEDVASVTKKPFWFQLYVLRDKDFVLDLIDRAKAAKCSALVLTLDLQILGQRHKDVRNGLSAPPKMTLANIIDLASKPRWCLGIAGTKRRTFRNIVGHAKGVGDVSSLSSWTTEQFDPQLSWKDVAWIKERWGGKLILKGILDKEDALMAAKTGADAIVVSNHGGRQLDGASSSIMALEEIADTVGDRIEVHMDGGIRSGQDVLKALCLGAKGTYIGRPFLYGLGALGKEGVTKALEIIRKEMDITLALCGKRLVTDMGKDQLRR; translated from the coding sequence ATGAGCGACATTCTCACCATCGCAGACCTCAAGGATCTCGCCCGCCGGCGCGTGCCCAAGATGTTCTTCGACTATGCAGATTCCGGCGCCTGGACCGAGAGCACCTATCGGGCCAACGAAGAAGACTTCCAGAAGATCAAGTTCCGCCAGCGCGTCCTGGTCGACATGAGCAACCGCTCGCTGGAATCGACCATGATCGGGGAGAAAGTGTCGATGCCCGTGGCGCTGGCGCCAACCGGCATGACCGGCATGCAGCACGCCGACGGCGAGATGCTGGCGGCGCGGGCGGCCGAGGAATTCGGCGTGCCCTTCACCCTGTCGACGATGAGCATCTGCTCGATCGAGGATGTCGCCTCGGTAACGAAGAAACCGTTCTGGTTCCAGCTCTATGTGCTGCGCGACAAGGATTTCGTGCTCGACCTGATCGACCGGGCGAAGGCGGCAAAGTGCTCGGCCCTGGTGCTGACGCTCGACCTGCAGATCCTCGGCCAGCGACACAAGGATGTCCGCAACGGGCTTTCGGCGCCGCCCAAGATGACGCTGGCCAACATCATCGACCTGGCCAGCAAACCGCGCTGGTGCCTGGGCATAGCCGGCACCAAGCGCCGCACCTTCCGCAACATCGTCGGCCACGCCAAAGGTGTCGGTGACGTCTCTTCGCTGTCATCCTGGACGACGGAGCAGTTCGATCCGCAGCTGTCGTGGAAGGATGTCGCCTGGATCAAGGAACGCTGGGGTGGCAAGCTGATCCTGAAGGGCATCCTCGACAAGGAGGATGCACTGATGGCGGCCAAGACCGGCGCCGACGCGATCGTGGTTTCCAACCATGGCGGGCGCCAGCTCGACGGCGCGTCGTCATCGATCATGGCGCTGGAAGAGATCGCGGACACGGTCGGCGACAGAATAGAAGTGCACATGGATGGCGGCATCCGCTCCGGCCAGGACGTGTTGAAGGCGCTCTGCCTCGGCGCCAAGGGCACCTATATCGGCCGGCCATTCCTTTACGGCCTGGGCGCGCTCGGCAAGGAAGGGGTTACCAAAGCGTTGGAAATCATCCGCAAGGAGATGGACATCACGCTGGCGCTGTGCGGAAAGCGTCTGGTCACCGACATGGGCAAGGACCAGCTCCGGCGCTAG
- a CDS encoding FadR/GntR family transcriptional regulator has protein sequence MSDIFSRIEHSRTADEVVQQIESLILEGVLRTGDRLPGERELARQFDVSRPILRDALKALEGRGLLTTKAGGGTHVADIIGQLFTKPVADLISMHRKAVTDYLEYRREIEGIAAEYAARRATPEDLALLDRIMARMDEAHRTGDFDDEAEIDVEFHQAICECAHNILLLHTLRSCYRLLSEGVFQNRLLVFSVPGAREALLAQHKAIHAAVKAGDPTAARQAAMDHMIYVERSMAEAERSGDWQRVSRLRLRQRSEAGDSEPARRRS, from the coding sequence TTGAGCGACATTTTTTCCAGGATTGAGCATTCGCGCACCGCCGACGAGGTCGTGCAGCAAATCGAGAGCCTCATCCTCGAAGGGGTGCTGCGCACGGGCGATCGCCTGCCCGGCGAGCGCGAGCTGGCACGCCAGTTCGACGTGTCGCGGCCGATCCTGCGCGATGCCCTGAAGGCCCTCGAAGGGCGCGGGCTGCTGACGACCAAGGCCGGCGGCGGCACGCATGTCGCCGACATTATCGGCCAGCTGTTCACCAAGCCGGTGGCCGACCTGATCTCGATGCATCGCAAGGCGGTGACCGATTATCTGGAATACCGCCGCGAGATCGAGGGCATCGCCGCCGAATATGCGGCGCGGCGCGCCACCCCGGAGGACCTTGCGCTGCTCGACCGCATCATGGCGCGCATGGACGAGGCGCACCGCACCGGCGATTTCGACGACGAGGCTGAAATCGACGTCGAGTTTCATCAAGCAATCTGCGAATGCGCGCACAATATACTGCTCCTGCACACGCTGCGCTCCTGCTATCGGCTGCTGTCGGAAGGCGTGTTCCAGAACCGGCTGCTGGTGTTCAGCGTGCCCGGCGCGCGCGAGGCGCTGCTTGCGCAGCACAAGGCAATCCATGCCGCTGTAAAGGCCGGCGATCCCACGGCGGCCCGGCAGGCGGCGATGGACCACATGATTTATGTCGAGCGGTCCATGGCCGAGGCCGAGCGCAGCGGCGACTGGCAACGGGTGTCGCGGCTGAGGCTGCGGCAGCGTTCGGAAGCCGGCGATAGCGAACCAGCACGCAGACGCTCCTAG
- a CDS encoding DUF3422 family protein has protein sequence MSDDPSNLEFQPRAKGSVMGFPAHEGRPGALGEVHARPHPLIEKPRVLVQLAFMTEGGSGVDHAVLSELSRRLGIAAPDRQARHHAMKWGKGSLRWERHTEFSTYLWEGPLSENGRTQEDSPFGNGFSPPGTVISGIRLEIRKWTQVSERLIAAFDPTSLCYSLVERGNAAIVTDFRQDGDGMTRILVLDRGLTPARTGALSQRLIDIETYRTLAMLGLPLALTLSGRARRIEDRLAQTTLEMKVAETRDSQTLLADLTELAAELEADAASSLYRFGASRAYDGIVVERLEALEEEAVPGYDTWGGFLQRRVAPAMRTCRSVEERQANLSRKLTRATTLLRTWVDVEVEKQNRDLLASMNNRARLQLRLQQTVEGLSVAAVSYYVVGLIGYVAKGASVFGHAFAPEVVTAASVPVAILLVWWGVRRVRRMHSEPSKHPGE, from the coding sequence GTGTCAGACGACCCGTCCAATCTCGAGTTCCAGCCACGCGCCAAGGGCAGCGTCATGGGTTTTCCCGCGCATGAGGGCCGGCCCGGCGCACTCGGCGAGGTCCACGCCCGGCCGCATCCGCTCATTGAAAAGCCGCGCGTCCTCGTGCAACTCGCCTTCATGACGGAGGGCGGCTCCGGCGTCGACCACGCCGTGCTTTCCGAACTGTCGCGGCGCCTCGGCATTGCCGCGCCCGATCGCCAGGCCCGCCACCATGCGATGAAGTGGGGCAAGGGCTCGCTGCGCTGGGAGCGGCATACGGAATTCTCGACCTATCTGTGGGAAGGACCGCTTTCTGAAAATGGCAGGACCCAGGAGGATTCGCCCTTCGGCAACGGCTTTTCGCCGCCGGGAACCGTCATCTCGGGCATCCGGCTCGAAATCCGCAAATGGACGCAAGTCAGCGAGCGGCTGATCGCGGCTTTCGACCCGACCAGCCTGTGCTACTCGCTGGTCGAGCGCGGCAACGCGGCAATCGTCACCGATTTTCGCCAGGATGGCGACGGCATGACCCGTATATTGGTGCTTGATCGCGGGCTGACGCCGGCCCGTACCGGGGCGCTGTCGCAGCGGCTGATCGACATCGAGACCTACCGCACGCTGGCCATGCTCGGCTTGCCGCTGGCCCTGACCCTGTCGGGCCGCGCCCGCCGCATCGAGGACAGGCTGGCTCAGACCACGCTGGAAATGAAGGTCGCCGAGACCCGCGACAGCCAGACGTTGCTGGCGGACCTGACCGAACTCGCCGCAGAACTGGAGGCGGACGCCGCGTCGAGCCTCTACCGTTTCGGCGCCAGCCGCGCCTATGACGGCATCGTCGTCGAGCGGCTGGAAGCGCTCGAGGAAGAGGCCGTGCCGGGCTACGACACCTGGGGTGGGTTCCTGCAGCGCCGCGTTGCGCCAGCAATGCGCACCTGCCGTTCGGTCGAGGAGCGCCAGGCCAATCTGTCACGAAAGCTGACCCGTGCCACGACGCTGCTGCGCACCTGGGTCGATGTCGAGGTCGAAAAGCAGAACCGCGACCTGCTCGCCTCGATGAACAACCGCGCCCGCCTGCAACTGCGCCTGCAGCAGACCGTCGAAGGTCTTTCGGTCGCCGCCGTCTCTTATTACGTCGTCGGCCTCATCGGCTATGTCGCCAAGGGCGCCTCGGTCTTCGGCCACGCCTTCGCGCCGGAGGTCGTCACCGCCGCTTCGGTGCCGGTGGCCATCCTGCTGGTCTGGTGGGGCGTGCGCCGCGTGCGCCGGATGCATTCCGAGCCGTCGAAGCACCCAGGCGAGTAG
- a CDS encoding FAD-linked oxidase C-terminal domain-containing protein produces MSGLAMPKPDDATMRRRDEIVADMRIIVPGEGVVDATNQMRAFESDGLTAYRQLPLVVVLPETVAQVSRVLKYCNDRNIRVVPRGSGTSLSGGALPLEDAVLLVMSRFNRILAIDYPNRTVVAQPGVTNLGITIAVEQEGFYYAPDPSSQIACSIGGNVAENSGGVHCLKYGLTANNVLGIEMVLMNGEVVRLGGSHLDAEGYDLLGVMTGSEGLLGVVTEVTVRILKRPETARALLIGFPTSEQGGQCVADIIGAGIIPGGMEMMDRPAIHAAEDFVHAGYPLDVEALLIVELDGPAVEVDHLITEVEAIAIRNGSTTCRISQSEQERLTFWAGRKAAFPAVGRISPDYYCMDGTIPRKELPRVLAGMRELSEKYGLGVANVFHAGDGNLHPLILYDANVPGELDKAESFGADILRLCVKVGGVLTGEHGVGVEKRDLMPEMFNQADLDQQMRVKCAFDPNHLLNPGKVFPQLRRCVELGRMHVHRGQVAFPDIPRF; encoded by the coding sequence ATGTCCGGCCTGGCCATGCCGAAACCAGACGACGCCACGATGCGCCGGCGCGACGAGATTGTCGCGGATATGCGCATCATCGTGCCGGGCGAGGGCGTCGTTGACGCGACCAATCAAATGCGCGCCTTCGAGAGCGATGGCCTGACCGCCTATCGGCAATTGCCGCTGGTCGTCGTGCTGCCCGAAACGGTGGCGCAGGTCTCCCGCGTGCTGAAATACTGCAACGACCGCAACATCCGCGTCGTGCCGCGCGGTTCGGGCACCTCGCTGTCCGGCGGCGCGCTGCCGCTGGAAGACGCGGTCCTGCTGGTCATGAGCCGCTTCAACCGCATCCTTGCCATTGACTATCCCAACCGCACCGTTGTCGCCCAGCCGGGCGTCACCAATCTCGGCATCACCATCGCCGTCGAGCAGGAGGGTTTTTATTACGCCCCCGATCCATCCTCCCAGATCGCCTGCTCGATCGGCGGCAACGTCGCGGAGAATTCCGGCGGCGTGCATTGCCTGAAATACGGCCTTACCGCCAACAATGTGCTCGGCATTGAGATGGTGCTGATGAATGGCGAGGTGGTGCGGCTGGGCGGCAGCCATCTCGACGCCGAAGGTTACGACCTGCTTGGCGTCATGACGGGTTCGGAAGGCCTGCTTGGCGTCGTCACCGAGGTCACGGTCCGCATCCTCAAGCGGCCGGAGACAGCGCGCGCGCTGTTGATCGGTTTCCCCACCAGCGAGCAGGGCGGCCAGTGCGTTGCCGACATCATCGGCGCCGGTATCATTCCGGGTGGCATGGAAATGATGGATCGGCCAGCGATCCATGCGGCGGAGGATTTCGTCCATGCCGGCTACCCCCTGGATGTCGAGGCGTTGCTGATCGTAGAACTCGATGGGCCGGCCGTCGAGGTCGATCATCTCATCACCGAGGTCGAGGCTATCGCCATCCGCAATGGTTCCACCACCTGTCGCATCTCGCAATCCGAGCAGGAGCGGCTGACTTTCTGGGCTGGGCGCAAGGCGGCTTTCCCCGCCGTTGGCCGCATTTCGCCCGACTACTACTGCATGGACGGCACCATCCCGCGCAAGGAGTTGCCGCGCGTGCTGGCCGGCATGCGCGAGCTGTCGGAAAAATACGGGCTTGGCGTTGCCAACGTATTCCATGCCGGCGACGGCAATCTGCATCCGCTGATCCTTTACGATGCCAATGTGCCCGGTGAACTCGACAAGGCCGAAAGCTTTGGCGCCGATATCTTGCGTCTCTGTGTCAAGGTCGGCGGCGTGCTCACCGGCGAGCATGGGGTGGGGGTCGAGAAGCGCGACCTGATGCCGGAAATGTTCAACCAGGCCGATCTCGACCAGCAGATGCGCGTCAAATGCGCCTTCGATCCCAACCATCTGCTCAATCCGGGAAAAGTGTTCCCGCAACTGCGCCGCTGCGTGGAGCTGGGGCGCATGCATGTGCATCGGGGACAGGTGGCGTTCCCGGATATTCCGAGGTTTTGA
- a CDS encoding FAD-binding protein — MTTFTPTTSEEVLSSVTSAVVEETPIEILGHGSKRGIGRPLQTEHTLDLSKLTGVTLYEPADLVLSAKAGTSLAEIEKLLAENGQQLAFEPMDYGPLLGGEPGKGTIGGVLAANLSGPRRLKAGAARDHILGINVVSGRGEAFKSGGRVVKNVTGYDMSKLMANSWGTLAVFTDVTFKVLPAAETEVTLAVRGLLDDAAASAMALALGSSAEVSSAAHLPERIAARVAGGALGSEAATLLRVEGFGPSVTYRVAALKTLLGKAGPLEEISGEASRLIWQDVRDIMPFADGSEKPVWRVSMTPTQGHQMVLTLRMQAAVSAFYDWQGGLVWLRMEEGDPEAALLRGLLRKHGGGHATLVRAAPAHRAALPVFEPQAPALAALSQRLKQEFDPRNLLNPGRMA; from the coding sequence ATGACCACCTTCACCCCGACCACGTCAGAAGAAGTCCTGTCCTCCGTTACCTCAGCGGTGGTGGAAGAGACGCCGATCGAAATCCTTGGTCACGGCTCCAAGCGCGGCATCGGCCGTCCGCTGCAGACGGAGCACACGCTTGACCTGTCGAAACTCACCGGTGTCACGCTTTACGAACCCGCAGACCTGGTGCTGTCGGCAAAGGCCGGCACGTCGCTGGCCGAAATCGAGAAGCTGCTGGCCGAAAACGGCCAGCAGCTGGCCTTCGAGCCCATGGATTACGGCCCGCTGCTCGGCGGCGAGCCGGGCAAAGGCACGATCGGCGGCGTGCTGGCCGCGAACCTGTCCGGGCCGCGCCGGCTGAAGGCGGGGGCGGCGCGCGATCATATCCTCGGCATCAACGTCGTCTCCGGCCGGGGCGAGGCCTTCAAGTCCGGCGGGCGCGTGGTCAAGAATGTCACTGGCTATGACATGTCGAAGCTGATGGCCAACAGCTGGGGCACGTTGGCCGTGTTCACCGACGTTACCTTCAAGGTGCTGCCGGCTGCCGAAACCGAGGTGACGCTTGCCGTGCGTGGCCTGCTTGACGATGCCGCGGCAAGCGCCATGGCCTTGGCGCTTGGCTCCAGCGCGGAAGTGTCGAGTGCCGCCCATCTGCCCGAGCGGATCGCCGCGCGGGTCGCTGGAGGCGCGCTCGGCAGTGAAGCCGCCACCTTGCTTCGGGTCGAAGGTTTTGGCCCGTCCGTCACCTATCGCGTCGCCGCGCTGAAGACGCTGCTCGGCAAGGCCGGGCCGCTGGAGGAGATTTCGGGCGAGGCTTCCCGGCTGATCTGGCAAGATGTGCGTGATATCATGCCCTTCGCCGACGGCAGCGAGAAACCGGTCTGGCGGGTCTCGATGACACCTACCCAAGGTCACCAGATGGTCCTGACACTGCGCATGCAGGCCGCCGTCAGCGCCTTCTACGACTGGCAGGGCGGACTGGTGTGGTTGCGTATGGAAGAGGGCGACCCGGAAGCCGCTCTGCTGCGTGGACTGTTGCGCAAACATGGCGGCGGCCATGCGACGCTGGTGCGCGCCGCTCCCGCTCATCGCGCCGCCCTGCCGGTATTCGAGCCGCAGGCGCCAGCACTGGCCGCGCTCAGCCAACGGCTGAAGCAGGAGTTCGATCCGAGGAACCTCCTCAATCCCGGCCGCATGGCCTAG
- the glcF gene encoding glycolate oxidase subunit GlcF yields MQTNFSLAQLADPHVAESEKILRKCVHCGFCTATCPTYVTLGNELDSPRGRIYLIKDMLENGRPADKEIVTHIDRCLSCLACMTTCPSGVNYMHLVDHARAHIQETYKRPLLDRLTRAMLAFVLPYPTRFRAALRLAKLGRPFIGLFETIPALKPFGAMLKLAPISIPAASPTATPSIHAGQGAKKGRVAILTGCAQSVLDPAINDTTISLLTRLGVEVVVPPGEGCCGALVHHMGREQAALASARRNVDAWTRAIDQGGLDAIIITASGCGTTIKDYGFMLRLDPAYADKAARVSALAKDITEYLAGLDLPEPVRKPGTVVAYHSACSMQHGQKIVRQPKDLLARAGFIVREPREGHLCCGSAGTYNILQSEISAKLRDRKVKNIEATGASIVATGNIGCITQIASAARMPVVHTVKLLDWAYGGPKPDGVLDGSPIAAE; encoded by the coding sequence ATGCAGACCAATTTTTCACTTGCCCAGCTTGCCGATCCGCATGTCGCGGAATCGGAGAAGATACTGCGCAAATGCGTGCATTGCGGCTTCTGCACCGCCACTTGCCCGACCTATGTGACGCTGGGCAACGAGCTCGATTCACCGCGCGGGCGCATCTACCTGATCAAGGACATGCTGGAGAACGGCCGGCCCGCCGACAAGGAGATCGTCACCCATATCGACCGCTGCCTGTCGTGCCTGGCCTGCATGACCACCTGTCCGTCGGGCGTCAACTACATGCACCTGGTCGACCATGCGCGCGCTCACATCCAGGAAACCTACAAGCGGCCGCTGCTCGACCGCCTGACCCGCGCCATGCTGGCCTTCGTTCTGCCCTATCCCACGCGCTTTCGCGCCGCGCTCAGACTGGCGAAACTGGGAAGGCCTTTCATCGGCCTGTTCGAGACAATCCCGGCGCTGAAGCCATTTGGAGCGATGCTCAAGCTCGCGCCGATATCGATCCCGGCGGCTTCGCCGACGGCCACGCCGAGCATCCATGCCGGACAGGGGGCAAAAAAGGGTCGCGTCGCCATCCTCACCGGCTGCGCGCAATCGGTGCTCGATCCGGCCATCAACGACACGACGATTTCGCTGCTCACGCGCCTCGGCGTCGAGGTGGTGGTGCCGCCGGGCGAGGGCTGCTGCGGCGCGCTGGTCCACCATATGGGGCGCGAACAGGCAGCCCTTGCCTCGGCAAGGCGGAATGTCGATGCCTGGACGCGTGCCATCGACCAGGGCGGGCTCGATGCCATCATCATAACAGCATCCGGCTGCGGCACGACGATCAAGGACTACGGCTTCATGCTGCGCCTTGATCCGGCCTATGCCGACAAGGCCGCGCGTGTGTCGGCGCTGGCCAAGGATATCACCGAATATCTGGCCGGTCTCGACCTGCCCGAGCCGGTGCGCAAGCCGGGCACTGTCGTCGCCTATCACTCGGCCTGCTCCATGCAGCACGGCCAGAAGATCGTCCGCCAGCCGAAGGATCTGCTGGCCAGGGCCGGCTTCATCGTGCGCGAGCCGCGCGAGGGCCATCTGTGCTGCGGCTCGGCCGGCACCTACAACATCCTGCAATCCGAGATTTCGGCCAAGCTGCGCGACCGCAAGGTGAAAAACATCGAGGCGACGGGAGCTTCCATCGTCGCCACCGGCAACATCGGCTGCATCACGCAAATTGCCTCCGCCGCCAGGATGCCGGTGGTGCACACGGTAAAACTGCTCGATTGGGCCTATGGCGGGCCAAAGCCGGACGGCGTTCTGGACGGGAGCCCGATCGCCGCCGAGTAG
- a CDS encoding bifunctional 5,10-methylenetetrahydrofolate dehydrogenase/5,10-methenyltetrahydrofolate cyclohydrolase: MSLSDDSRYLKGGPVAQRIIAAVREDAAIAKAEGFPPKLISITVGDTDAVDVYVRNQRAKAQLAGIDFEERRFPATITAGELEAAIHGLNADPRVTGIIIQRPVPAHIPIKTLQAAVHPLKDVEGMHPASIGNIVYNQLDLAPCTAAASVELLKETGLDLKGLEVVIVGHSEIVGKPIAFLLMSEGATVTVCHHMTRSVAAHARRADALFVAVGKPRLIKADMVKPGAAVIDIGINSEVGPDGMSRIVGDVDTESVREVASWITPVPGGVGPITVAILLRNTMVALSRQRARYEATYGTADRLAAE; this comes from the coding sequence ATGTCCCTGTCCGATGACAGCCGCTACCTCAAGGGCGGCCCGGTTGCCCAGCGCATCATCGCCGCCGTGCGCGAGGATGCGGCAATCGCCAAAGCCGAGGGTTTTCCGCCCAAGCTGATCTCGATCACCGTCGGCGATACCGACGCGGTTGACGTCTATGTGCGCAACCAGCGCGCCAAGGCTCAGCTCGCCGGCATCGATTTCGAGGAACGGCGTTTTCCCGCCACCATCACCGCGGGTGAACTCGAAGCCGCCATCCACGGCCTGAACGCGGATCCACGCGTCACCGGCATCATCATCCAACGGCCGGTGCCCGCCCATATCCCGATCAAGACGCTGCAGGCGGCGGTGCATCCGCTGAAGGACGTCGAGGGCATGCATCCGGCCTCGATCGGCAACATCGTCTACAACCAGCTCGATCTGGCGCCCTGCACGGCGGCGGCCTCGGTCGAACTGCTCAAGGAAACCGGCCTCGACCTCAAGGGGCTGGAAGTCGTCATCGTCGGCCATTCGGAAATCGTGGGCAAGCCAATCGCGTTCCTGCTGATGAGCGAAGGCGCGACGGTCACGGTCTGCCATCACATGACGCGGTCGGTCGCCGCACATGCGCGCCGTGCCGACGCGCTGTTCGTCGCGGTGGGCAAACCCCGGCTGATCAAGGCCGACATGGTGAAGCCAGGTGCGGCCGTCATCGATATCGGCATCAATTCCGAGGTCGGACCGGATGGGATGAGCCGCATCGTCGGCGACGTCGACACCGAAAGCGTGCGTGAAGTCGCCTCCTGGATCACGCCGGTGCCGGGCGGCGTCGGTCCGATCACGGTCGCGATCCTGCTGCGCAACACGATGGTGGCGCTCAGCCGGCAGCGCGCGCGGTACGAGGCGACCTACGGCACGGCGGACAGGCTCGCGGCGGAATAA